From a single Planctellipticum variicoloris genomic region:
- the cas2 gene encoding CRISPR-associated endonuclease Cas2: MKNVFIVSYDVADAKRLRKTYRKLCGFGQSLQYSVFRCELSPIQLQTLKDGLWEILNLDEDRVMVVNLGPAGSRGDECVDFWGQPRWLTPERAAVIV; the protein is encoded by the coding sequence ATGAAGAACGTGTTTATCGTGTCGTACGACGTGGCGGACGCGAAGCGATTGCGGAAGACGTACCGGAAGCTGTGCGGGTTCGGGCAGTCGCTGCAGTATTCGGTGTTCCGGTGCGAGCTGTCGCCGATTCAGTTGCAGACGTTGAAGGACGGGCTGTGGGAGATTTTGAATCTGGACGAGGATCGAGTTATGGTGGTGAACCTGGGGCCGGCGGGTTCGCGCGGCGACGAGTGCGTGGATTTCTGGGGTCAGCCGCGCTGGCTGACGCCGGAGCGAGCTGCGGTGATCGTTTGA
- the cas1 gene encoding CRISPR-associated endonuclease Cas1 — protein MTPAALDLEHTPTAIPDSQGPKPGSAPAPFDLEGILTGEGTNAVASDAELVPARMLNEFAYCPRLAYLEWVQGEFEDNLVTREGTFGHRNVDRPSCKPVPSPDELGDEDDPPPQTSRALMLSSYREGLLAKLDIVELEGRRAVPVDYKRGTVPDSPHQAWEPERVQLCAQGLILRDNGYACDYGELYFIESRRRVVVPFDDVLIMRTRQLVGDLRRMAEARKLPPPLVDSPKCPRCSLVGICLPDETNWLRESRELRDESREAETERKAESGERTARREPEEENAKKDRIGARPVGEVRKLLPARDDARPLYVQEQGATLGKDGERLIVRSKDGSSTPVPLINVSQVSVFGNAQMSAPVLREIVSRGISICHFSYGGWFHAMTTGLTHKNVELRMAQFAAAGDPAKSLPICRAFIAAKIRNQRTMLRRHGPESLKPDLDRLAEWIGKAERATSAESLMGIEGMSAKVYFAGFAKLFKGPQNFTLEGRNRRPPTDPINALLSFVYALLMKDLTVTLQSVGFDPMLGFLHQPRYGRPSLALDLAEEFRPLIGDSVVLTLVNNGEVSANQFVSRAGSVALTDTGRKAVLAAYERRMEHEITHPIFRYKLSYRRVLEVQARLLSRVLQGDLPEYPGFCTR, from the coding sequence ATGACGCCTGCCGCTCTCGATCTCGAACACACGCCGACCGCGATTCCCGATTCCCAAGGCCCGAAACCCGGCTCGGCGCCCGCCCCCTTCGACCTCGAAGGGATTCTGACCGGCGAAGGGACCAACGCCGTCGCGTCCGACGCCGAGCTGGTTCCGGCCCGGATGCTCAACGAATTCGCCTACTGCCCGCGTCTGGCGTATCTCGAATGGGTGCAGGGGGAGTTTGAAGACAACCTGGTGACCCGCGAAGGGACGTTCGGGCATCGCAACGTCGACCGGCCGTCGTGCAAGCCGGTCCCCTCCCCCGACGAGCTCGGCGATGAGGACGATCCGCCGCCCCAGACGTCGCGGGCGCTGATGTTGTCGTCGTACCGCGAAGGACTGCTCGCCAAGCTGGACATCGTCGAGCTGGAAGGCCGGCGGGCGGTGCCGGTCGATTACAAGCGGGGGACCGTTCCCGATAGTCCGCACCAGGCGTGGGAGCCCGAGCGGGTGCAGCTCTGCGCCCAGGGGCTGATTCTCCGCGACAACGGCTACGCCTGCGACTACGGCGAGCTGTATTTCATCGAGTCCCGTCGGCGGGTGGTGGTGCCGTTCGACGACGTGCTGATCATGCGGACGCGACAGCTCGTGGGGGATCTCCGGCGGATGGCCGAGGCGCGGAAACTGCCGCCGCCGCTGGTCGACAGCCCGAAGTGCCCGCGCTGCTCGCTGGTGGGGATCTGCCTGCCGGATGAGACGAACTGGCTGCGGGAGAGTCGAGAGTTGAGAGATGAGAGTCGAGAGGCAGAAACAGAGCGGAAAGCAGAAAGCGGAGAGCGGACGGCCAGGCGAGAGCCGGAAGAGGAGAATGCGAAGAAAGACCGCATTGGGGCGCGGCCGGTGGGGGAGGTTCGGAAACTGTTGCCTGCGCGGGATGATGCGCGGCCGCTGTATGTGCAGGAACAGGGGGCGACGCTGGGGAAGGACGGGGAGCGGCTCATTGTCCGCTCGAAGGACGGGAGTTCGACGCCGGTGCCGCTGATTAACGTGTCGCAGGTGTCGGTGTTCGGCAACGCACAGATGTCAGCCCCGGTGCTGCGTGAGATCGTTTCGCGGGGGATTTCGATCTGCCATTTTTCGTACGGCGGCTGGTTCCACGCGATGACGACCGGGCTGACGCACAAGAACGTCGAGTTGCGGATGGCCCAGTTCGCCGCGGCCGGCGATCCGGCGAAGTCGCTGCCGATCTGCCGGGCGTTCATCGCCGCGAAGATCCGGAATCAGCGGACGATGCTCCGGCGGCACGGTCCGGAGTCGCTGAAGCCGGACCTGGATCGGCTGGCGGAATGGATCGGGAAGGCGGAGCGGGCGACGAGTGCGGAGTCGCTGATGGGGATTGAAGGGATGTCGGCGAAGGTGTACTTCGCGGGTTTTGCGAAGCTGTTCAAGGGGCCGCAGAACTTCACGCTGGAGGGGCGGAACCGGCGGCCGCCGACCGATCCGATCAACGCGCTGTTGTCGTTCGTGTATGCGTTGTTGATGAAGGACTTGACGGTGACGCTGCAGTCGGTGGGGTTCGACCCGATGCTGGGGTTTCTGCATCAGCCGCGGTACGGGAGGCCGTCGCTGGCGCTGGACCTGGCGGAGGAATTCCGGCCGCTGATCGGCGATTCGGTGGTGCTGACGCTGGTCAATAACGGGGAGGTGTCGGCGAATCAGTTCGTATCGCGGGCGGGGTCGGTGGCGCTGACGGACACCGGGAGGAAGGCGGTCCTGGCGGCGTACGAACGGCGGATGGAACACGAGATCACGCACCCGATCTTCCGGTACAAGTTGAGTTATCGGCGGGTGCTGGAAGTGCAGGCGAGGTTGTTATCGCGGGTGCTGCAGGGCGATCTGCCCGAGTACCCCGGTTTCTGCACGCGGTAG